The following coding sequences are from one Beggiatoa alba B18LD window:
- a CDS encoding vWA domain-containing protein, producing MDFTNFEFAQPYWLFALFVPVLVFISLRYRHPLYRRLHLYADEHLLPHLLVGENTPLNGWKGNYFLVWSVVWLCGVIALAQPRWDYELQTLFKPQTQLLIVLDLSDSMHVRDLPHARLEQAIQEITELLETQADMSIGLLAFAGIPHIITPLTDDYQTIKHLLYELKPSLLPIQGSRFAPALEQALFLLKTTANSEEAVQHILLISDGEFEPQDVAQSIKLLQNSRAFLHSLAVGTVSGGHIPQETQDKWVTDAQGNVVISRLHEEILRQLVQVGRGIYQVGTYQTADTQTILNVVRQRMQDFTEQQATQKVWHERFYLFVIVMLFWVLWAFRKVI from the coding sequence ATGGATTTCACAAACTTCGAATTTGCTCAACCTTATTGGTTATTCGCCTTGTTTGTGCCTGTTTTGGTGTTTATCAGCTTGCGTTATCGCCATCCTTTATATCGACGTTTGCATTTGTATGCAGACGAGCATTTATTACCGCATCTATTAGTTGGGGAAAATACGCCACTCAACGGCTGGAAAGGTAATTATTTTTTGGTTTGGTCAGTGGTTTGGCTGTGTGGTGTCATTGCTTTAGCACAACCGCGCTGGGATTATGAATTGCAAACTTTATTCAAACCACAAACGCAATTATTAATCGTCTTGGATTTATCCGATTCTATGCATGTCCGCGATTTGCCTCACGCACGGCTTGAGCAGGCAATACAAGAAATTACAGAGTTGTTGGAGACACAAGCAGATATGTCTATCGGGTTATTGGCGTTTGCAGGTATTCCGCATATTATCACGCCTTTAACCGATGATTATCAAACAATTAAGCATTTATTATATGAATTAAAGCCGTCGTTATTACCGATTCAGGGCAGTCGTTTTGCCCCAGCATTGGAACAGGCTTTATTTTTATTGAAAACGACGGCAAATAGTGAGGAAGCTGTACAGCATATTTTATTGATTTCCGATGGGGAATTTGAGCCACAGGATGTCGCGCAAAGTATCAAGTTATTACAAAACAGTCGCGCTTTTTTGCATAGTTTGGCGGTGGGAACGGTTAGCGGTGGGCATATTCCGCAAGAGACTCAGGATAAATGGGTGACTGATGCGCAGGGGAATGTGGTGATTTCGCGCTTACATGAAGAAATTTTACGGCAGTTGGTGCAAGTAGGGCGGGGGATTTATCAAGTAGGAACGTATCAAACCGCAGACACGCAGACAATTTTAAATGTTGTACGCCAACGAATGCAGGATTTTACGGAGCAACAGGCAACGCAGAAAGTATGGCATGAGCGATTTTATTTATTCGTCATTGTGATGTTGTTCTGGGTATTATGGGCTTTTCGTAAAGTGATTTAA
- a CDS encoding alpha/beta hydrolase produces MLCLCWLSLTVSAEVVKIPYQQMTLNASLALAPQKSLKDGVVLITHGTLGSRQMEIIQTLQALLVEKGLNSLAINLSYQIDDRSAELLSCQVEHQHKHQDAVGEIGAWMQWLIGQGVDKVVLLGHSRGANQSAWYAVEHDADVIKGVVLVAPMLWREEDRATRYQSVYKIALAEVLARAKQEKMLSDVGFLQCPKVKISGESFLAYYEDEPRFHTPNLMQVLKKPQLLIIGSADKVTTGIESDVMPLVTSHAVQLVRVDGADHFFRDLYAEDVADAVADFVKGVLN; encoded by the coding sequence ATGTTGTGTTTGTGTTGGCTGTCGTTGACGGTGTCGGCGGAAGTGGTGAAAATTCCTTATCAGCAAATGACCTTAAATGCGTCGTTAGCACTCGCGCCACAAAAGTCGTTAAAAGATGGGGTGGTGTTGATAACGCATGGTACGTTAGGTAGTCGGCAGATGGAGATTATTCAGACCTTACAGGCGTTATTAGTAGAAAAAGGCTTGAATAGTCTGGCGATTAATTTGAGTTATCAGATTGATGACCGTTCAGCAGAATTATTAAGTTGCCAAGTTGAACATCAGCATAAACATCAGGATGCTGTCGGCGAGATAGGCGCGTGGATGCAGTGGCTTATCGGGCAGGGTGTTGATAAGGTTGTGTTATTGGGACATTCTCGGGGTGCGAATCAAAGCGCGTGGTATGCGGTAGAGCATGATGCGGATGTTATTAAAGGCGTTGTTTTAGTTGCGCCGATGTTGTGGCGTGAAGAAGATAGGGCAACTCGTTATCAATCCGTTTATAAAATCGCTTTAGCGGAGGTGTTAGCGCGGGCGAAGCAGGAAAAAATGTTGTCAGATGTTGGCTTTTTGCAGTGTCCAAAGGTAAAAATTAGTGGGGAAAGTTTTTTAGCTTATTATGAGGATGAGCCACGTTTTCATACACCTAATTTGATGCAGGTGTTAAAAAAACCGCAGTTGTTAATCATTGGTTCGGCGGATAAGGTGACTACTGGAATAGAAAGCGATGTGATGCCATTAGTCACGAGTCATGCGGTGCAATTGGTGCGGGTTGACGGGGCTGATCATTTTTTCCGTGATTTGTATGCGGAGGATGTCGCGGACGCGGTGGCTGATTTTGTGAAAGGGGTGTTGAATTAA
- the rluD gene encoding 23S rRNA pseudouridine(1911/1915/1917) synthase RluD, translating to MTDRIKKVDESTMVNAHFSTKIPEEMSGWRLDKALAELFPDYSRARLQKWIKDGFVRVNAMPLRGKDKVQGGEDIEIIAQAEEEVTWEGQDLPILKILYEDKDIIVVNKDAGVVVHPGAGNPDKTLVNALLNHAPELAQLPRAGIIHRIDKDTSGILVVARSLPAHTSLVEQLQAREFKREYQAIVTGMMVAGGTVDAPMDRHPVHRTKMAVVAHGKPAVTHYRVMQRFRVHTLIRAILETGRTHQIRVHLSHVHYPLVGDPVYGGRLHIPPASSPELQEALRQFKRQALHAEKLGLIHPTQDEYMEWQVPIPADMQHLINLLSQDVKEHT from the coding sequence ATGACAGATCGCATAAAAAAAGTTGATGAATCAACGATGGTGAATGCCCATTTTAGCACGAAAATCCCCGAAGAAATGTCTGGCTGGCGGTTAGACAAAGCCCTTGCCGAACTCTTTCCCGATTATTCCCGCGCCCGTTTACAAAAATGGATTAAAGACGGTTTCGTCCGTGTCAATGCTATGCCGTTACGCGGTAAAGATAAAGTACAAGGCGGAGAAGACATCGAGATTATTGCCCAAGCCGAGGAAGAAGTCACTTGGGAAGGTCAAGACTTACCCATCTTAAAAATTTTATATGAAGATAAAGACATCATCGTCGTCAATAAAGATGCGGGAGTTGTTGTACATCCTGGTGCAGGCAACCCCGATAAAACGCTGGTGAATGCCCTGCTAAACCACGCGCCAGAACTGGCACAACTCCCCCGTGCAGGCATTATCCACCGTATTGATAAAGATACCAGCGGTATTTTAGTCGTGGCTCGCAGTTTACCTGCCCACACATCACTAGTGGAACAACTTCAAGCCCGCGAGTTTAAACGCGAATATCAAGCCATTGTCACAGGCATGATGGTTGCGGGCGGTACAGTAGATGCGCCGATGGACAGACACCCCGTGCATAGAACCAAAATGGCAGTTGTCGCCCATGGAAAACCTGCAGTCACACACTACCGCGTTATGCAACGCTTTCGCGTCCACACCCTTATCCGTGCCATTTTAGAAACAGGACGCACCCATCAAATCCGTGTCCACCTTTCCCACGTCCACTACCCACTTGTCGGCGACCCTGTTTATGGCGGACGGCTACATATTCCCCCCGCTTCTAGCCCCGAATTACAAGAAGCACTCCGCCAATTTAAACGCCAAGCCTTACACGCGGAAAAACTAGGGCTAATACATCCCACGCAAGATGAATATATGGAGTGGCAAGTGCCTATCCCTGCGGATATGCAACACTTGATAAATTTATTAAGCCAAGATGTAAAAGAACATACTTAA
- a CDS encoding outer membrane protein assembly factor BamD, which translates to MKHYLLVWVLLVVVSGCSSFGSTKDPTEDWTVEQLYNNAKKELAEGNYPTSIEYYEKLEARFPFGVYAQQAQLDVIYAYYKDDQADAAIIAADRFIRLYPRHPSVDYAYYLKGLVNFERDRGFFDRFLPIDKAQRDQHATTESFQNFSELITRFPDSPYAKDAQQRMIYLRNNLASHELYIAKYYIVRGAYVAAVNRAKRVVENYQGTPAVPDALVLMAKIYKAMGMQDLSDSALEVLKHNYPTHQGIQEIEALTVQG; encoded by the coding sequence ATGAAACATTATTTATTAGTGTGGGTTTTGCTTGTTGTGGTTTCTGGGTGTAGTTCTTTTGGTTCTACGAAAGATCCAACAGAGGATTGGACGGTTGAGCAATTGTACAACAATGCAAAGAAAGAATTAGCTGAGGGTAATTATCCCACGTCTATCGAGTATTATGAAAAATTAGAGGCAAGATTCCCTTTTGGCGTGTATGCGCAACAAGCGCAGTTAGATGTAATTTATGCGTATTATAAAGACGATCAAGCAGATGCCGCTATTATCGCCGCAGATAGGTTTATACGCTTATATCCACGTCATCCAAGTGTTGATTATGCTTATTATCTCAAAGGTTTAGTAAACTTTGAACGCGATAGAGGTTTTTTTGATCGGTTTTTACCTATTGATAAAGCGCAACGTGATCAACATGCAACAACAGAATCTTTTCAAAACTTTTCAGAGTTAATTACCCGTTTTCCTGATAGTCCTTATGCAAAAGATGCACAGCAACGGATGATTTATTTACGCAATAATTTAGCCAGTCATGAATTGTATATTGCGAAATATTATATTGTGCGGGGCGCGTATGTTGCAGCGGTTAATCGGGCGAAGCGCGTTGTTGAAAATTATCAGGGCACGCCTGCTGTACCCGATGCATTAGTGTTAATGGCGAAGATTTACAAGGCAATGGGGATGCAAGATTTATCAGATAGTGCGTTAGAAGTGTTAAAGCATAATTACCCAACTCATCAAGGGATTCAAGAAATTGAAGCGTTAACTGTACAAGGGTAA
- a CDS encoding response regulator, giving the protein MQNYHSTTSLSVLLVDDTAVNRLVAGSILKELGCQVAEATNGKEAVEAVISDTDYDLVLMDINMPVMSGLEAIHVIRTVESSDSHTTVVALTASDAERQQLNNVGFDDILPKPVTVDNLTTLLQKHFPSFQKAIHTNAMLAPASATARVASTSVDKSHYNILLVEDNQVNCIVATNMLNALGYQTDVVYNGCEAVTACANKQYDLLLMDIRMPTMDGTEATQLIREYPNYADTPIIAVTANTSATDLILYKQVGMNECLPKPLTIETLRNILDKYLTTTKPNQPELLQHDFSSFTILDRPFLQKVTLNNPKLMVLLLKKFITETSNQLNSIAFATVNQNQELLIRASHSIKGGARSIGANRLGEVAAYMETDMMEGVVQTAAVYLDRLKAEFAQLQVEIQQVIEDNT; this is encoded by the coding sequence GTGCAAAATTACCATTCTACGACATCACTTTCAGTATTGCTTGTTGATGATACAGCAGTTAATCGGTTAGTAGCGGGTAGTATCCTAAAAGAATTAGGGTGTCAGGTTGCTGAGGCTACTAATGGTAAAGAGGCGGTGGAGGCAGTTATTTCTGACACAGATTATGACCTTGTACTTATGGATATTAATATGCCTGTCATGAGTGGTTTAGAAGCCATTCATGTCATTCGCACGGTTGAAAGTAGTGATAGTCACACCACCGTTGTTGCTCTCACCGCAAGCGATGCTGAACGTCAACAGTTAAATAATGTTGGATTTGATGACATTTTGCCTAAGCCTGTTACCGTAGATAATTTAACCACGTTGTTACAAAAACATTTTCCCAGTTTTCAAAAAGCTATCCACACAAACGCAATGCTTGCGCCTGCATCAGCTACTGCACGGGTTGCAAGCACAAGCGTTGATAAATCGCATTACAATATTTTGCTAGTTGAAGACAATCAAGTAAATTGCATTGTTGCCACTAATATGTTGAATGCACTAGGCTATCAAACTGATGTCGTTTATAACGGCTGTGAAGCAGTCACTGCCTGCGCCAATAAACAATATGATTTATTACTCATGGATATTCGAATGCCAACCATGGACGGGACAGAGGCAACTCAATTAATCCGCGAATATCCCAATTATGCAGACACGCCCATTATCGCGGTTACTGCAAATACGTCAGCAACAGACTTAATTTTGTATAAACAAGTGGGAATGAATGAGTGCTTACCAAAACCATTAACAATAGAAACACTTAGAAATATTTTAGATAAATATTTAACTACCACAAAACCTAATCAACCTGAGTTGTTACAACACGATTTTAGTAGTTTCACGATTTTAGACCGACCGTTTTTACAAAAAGTAACCCTAAATAATCCAAAGTTAATGGTTTTACTATTAAAAAAATTTATTACTGAAACGAGTAACCAACTCAATAGTATTGCCTTCGCAACGGTTAATCAAAATCAAGAACTGTTAATCCGTGCCTCACACTCGATTAAAGGGGGAGCACGCAGTATCGGCGCAAATCGATTAGGTGAAGTTGCCGCATATATGGAAACGGATATGATGGAAGGGGTTGTACAAACAGCTGCCGTTTATTTAGACCGTTTAAAAGCAGAATTTGCACAGCTACAAGTAGAAATCCAGCAAGTAATAGAGGATAACACTTAA
- a CDS encoding primosomal protein N', whose amino-acid sequence MSNPPILRLALPTPLQSLFDYLAPADWHITEQHIGTRIQVPFRKQVLMGILLEVAESSNIPAQKLKTALNLLDNTPVLNPADLQLIHWASRYYHYPLGQVIASVLPTLLNAGHPTRLDSPPSEYWCITPKGQFIDPTDLPRQSHRQAYLLSLLQENPQGLSETTLALDFPNPRKTLQALQKRGWVNQQTVMRDADSLSPPLPLNPAQAHAVTQISQHLDQFYPCLLDGVTGSGKTEVYLQLIQQVIQQGKQALVLVPEINLTPQMLGRFEQRFNVPIAVLHSRLSPKERLYSWLQARAGTAPIVIGTRSAVWTPLPQLGIVIVDEEHDPSYKQQEGFCYSARDVAMMRAQYAKVPILLGSATPSLDSLYNAQQQRYQHLILPERAGIAVHPSIHLVDMRTQPRQQILSTALQHYIRAHLAKQQQILLFINRRGYAPTLLCLNCQWTAHCQHCDARLTYHEASRYLRCHHCGIIQAAPKQCPDCQSNNLQLLGQGTERVEEQLQQLFPEARILRIDSDSTRRKQAMFDMLEQIHRGEVDILVGTQMLAKGHHFPNVTLVGIINIDGGLFSVDFRGTERMAQLFIQVAGRAGRAENAGEVVIQTYQPTHELLNCLISKGYHAFADIVLKERQQTDYPPYTRLILLRADSKTTRLALDFLRTVKDYAQQLNITGVELWGPAPAPMEKRANYYRAHLLLQAQQRSTLHYLVEQLQNVLPSLATKDIRWGIDVDPLDLY is encoded by the coding sequence ATGTCTAATCCTCCTATTTTACGGCTTGCCTTACCTACGCCCTTACAAAGTCTGTTTGACTACCTCGCCCCCGCTGATTGGCATATCACAGAACAGCACATCGGTACGCGGATTCAAGTCCCTTTTAGAAAACAAGTCTTAATGGGCATTTTGCTAGAAGTTGCAGAAAGCTCCAATATTCCTGCACAAAAATTAAAAACTGCCTTAAATCTTCTCGACAATACCCCTGTTTTAAACCCTGCCGATTTACAACTGATACACTGGGCAAGCCGTTATTATCACTACCCTTTAGGACAAGTGATTGCAAGCGTGCTACCGACTTTACTCAATGCAGGACATCCAACCCGCTTAGACAGTCCACCCAGTGAATACTGGTGCATTACCCCAAAAGGTCAATTTATAGACCCCACCGATTTACCCCGCCAATCTCATCGACAAGCCTACTTACTCAGTTTATTACAAGAAAATCCGCAAGGTCTCAGCGAAACGACTTTAGCCCTAGATTTCCCCAATCCCCGCAAAACCTTACAAGCCCTACAAAAACGCGGTTGGGTAAATCAACAAACCGTTATGCGCGATGCGGACAGCCTAAGCCCCCCGCTCCCACTCAATCCCGCACAAGCACACGCAGTTACCCAAATCAGCCAACACTTAGACCAATTTTATCCCTGCCTACTCGATGGCGTAACAGGAAGCGGAAAAACCGAAGTCTATTTGCAACTGATTCAACAAGTCATACAACAGGGAAAACAAGCCCTAGTCCTTGTTCCAGAAATCAACCTAACCCCCCAAATGCTAGGACGTTTCGAACAACGCTTTAATGTTCCTATTGCCGTTTTACACTCCCGTTTAAGCCCTAAAGAACGCCTATATTCATGGCTACAAGCCCGTGCAGGCACAGCCCCAATCGTCATCGGCACACGCTCAGCTGTTTGGACACCCCTACCCCAACTTGGCATCGTCATTGTCGACGAAGAACACGACCCCTCTTATAAACAACAAGAAGGCTTTTGCTACTCCGCCCGCGATGTCGCCATGATGCGTGCACAATACGCCAAAGTGCCAATATTACTCGGCAGTGCAACCCCTTCGCTTGATAGCCTCTATAACGCACAACAACAACGCTATCAACACCTTATTTTGCCAGAACGCGCAGGGATTGCCGTCCATCCCAGCATTCACCTTGTGGACATGCGCACACAACCACGTCAACAAATCCTTTCTACCGCCTTACAACACTACATCCGCGCTCATCTCGCCAAACAACAACAAATTCTATTATTCATCAACCGACGCGGTTACGCGCCAACCCTACTATGCTTAAATTGCCAATGGACAGCCCACTGTCAACACTGCGATGCCCGCCTAACCTATCACGAAGCCAGCCGATACTTACGCTGTCACCATTGCGGGATAATACAAGCCGCGCCCAAACAATGCCCAGATTGCCAAAGCAATAACTTACAACTACTCGGACAAGGTACAGAACGAGTTGAAGAACAACTGCAACAACTCTTCCCAGAAGCGCGTATTTTACGCATAGACAGCGACAGCACACGGCGCAAACAAGCCATGTTCGACATGCTCGAACAAATTCATCGCGGTGAAGTAGATATTTTGGTAGGGACGCAAATGCTCGCCAAAGGACACCATTTCCCCAATGTGACCCTTGTCGGCATTATCAATATTGACGGCGGATTATTTAGCGTGGACTTTCGCGGGACGGAACGCATGGCACAACTGTTTATCCAAGTCGCAGGACGTGCAGGACGGGCAGAAAATGCGGGCGAAGTTGTCATACAAACCTATCAACCAACACATGAACTACTCAATTGTCTTATCAGCAAAGGCTACCATGCTTTCGCCGATATTGTTTTAAAAGAACGGCAACAAACTGATTACCCACCTTATACCCGTTTGATTTTACTCCGAGCAGACTCAAAAACCACAAGGCTTGCCTTAGACTTTTTACGCACAGTCAAAGACTACGCCCAACAATTAAACATCACAGGCGTAGAACTCTGGGGGCCTGCTCCTGCCCCGATGGAAAAACGCGCCAACTATTACCGCGCCCATCTCCTGCTACAAGCCCAACAACGCAGCACCTTACACTATCTCGTTGAACAACTACAAAACGTTTTACCAAGCCTCGCCACCAAAGATATTCGTTGGGGCATTGATGTTGACCCACTAGATTTGTATTAA
- a CDS encoding TetR/AcrR family transcriptional regulator translates to MRFDVKVKLNSCYNIWFIFITTIAEVNQVESATLTQKKKQAIVDAAAALFLDNGYGSVSMDKIAEVAGVSKRTVYNHFPSKEALFSEIVRNTWSLFDIPCMVYQEGSDIRQDLITFSNKFLVMLRSEQFSKLLRLVMGESGRFPELTALYSESGIRSLVRTLADYLQSTGKDIEDIQLASMHYLGMVKEALFWPVMLGIIPMPSPEREKEVIEKSTDMFLKLYQLV, encoded by the coding sequence ATGCGCTTTGACGTAAAAGTCAAGTTGAATTCTTGTTACAATATTTGGTTTATCTTTATCACGACAATTGCAGAGGTTAATCAGGTGGAATCAGCAACGCTCACACAGAAAAAGAAACAAGCCATTGTTGACGCGGCGGCGGCGTTGTTTTTGGATAATGGATATGGCAGTGTCAGTATGGATAAAATTGCAGAAGTGGCGGGGGTGTCTAAACGCACGGTTTATAATCATTTTCCGTCTAAGGAGGCGTTGTTTTCGGAAATTGTGCGTAATACGTGGTCTTTATTTGATATTCCTTGCATGGTTTATCAAGAGGGTTCTGATATTCGTCAGGATTTAATCACGTTTTCGAATAAGTTTTTAGTTATGTTGCGTTCGGAGCAGTTTTCTAAGTTGTTGCGTTTGGTGATGGGGGAATCGGGGCGTTTTCCTGAGTTGACTGCGTTGTATTCTGAAAGTGGGATTCGTTCACTGGTGCGAACGTTAGCGGATTATTTGCAGTCGACGGGGAAAGATATTGAGGATATTCAGTTAGCGTCAATGCATTATTTAGGCATGGTGAAAGAGGCGTTATTTTGGCCGGTGATGTTGGGTATTATTCCGATGCCTAGCCCTGAAAGGGAAAAGGAAGTGATTGAAAAATCTACGGATATGTTTTTAAAGTTGTATCAGTTGGTTTAG
- a CDS encoding aldo/keto reductase encodes MEHRKLGNQGLTVSALGLGCMGMSEFYGATNDTESIQVIQAALDNGITLLDTADMYGFGHNEELVGKAIKGRRAGVTIATKFGIVREKDNQRARGICGSPDYVKQACDASLKRLGIETIDLYYQHRIDTTVPIEETIGAMAELVQAGKVRYIGLSEAKAETIRRAHRVHPLTALQTEYSLWTRDIEAEILPTLRELKIALVAYSPLGRGFLTGAINTLETLAPDDYRRYNPRFEGDNFDKNKQMLDGVTEIAKQLGCTTAQLALAWVLAKGQDIVPIPGTKRQKYLMDNINSTKVTLTNDVIQALETLIRPEKVQGTRYTAEMMGALNN; translated from the coding sequence ATGGAACACAGAAAACTAGGCAATCAAGGGCTTACCGTCAGTGCATTGGGATTAGGTTGCATGGGAATGAGCGAATTTTACGGCGCGACCAACGACACAGAATCGATACAAGTCATTCAAGCCGCGTTAGATAACGGCATCACCTTACTAGATACTGCCGACATGTACGGCTTTGGACACAATGAAGAACTGGTCGGCAAAGCCATTAAAGGTCGACGCGCGGGAGTTACAATTGCGACGAAATTCGGCATTGTTCGAGAAAAAGACAACCAACGAGCGCGGGGAATTTGTGGTAGTCCTGACTATGTCAAACAAGCCTGCGACGCGAGTTTAAAACGCTTAGGCATAGAAACCATTGATTTATACTATCAACACCGTATCGATACGACCGTTCCCATAGAAGAAACCATCGGCGCGATGGCAGAATTAGTACAAGCGGGCAAAGTGCGCTATATCGGCTTATCTGAAGCCAAAGCGGAAACCATTCGTCGCGCCCATCGCGTGCATCCGCTAACCGCATTACAAACGGAATACTCTTTATGGACACGCGACATAGAAGCCGAAATTTTACCGACTTTACGAGAACTTAAAATTGCTTTAGTCGCTTACAGCCCCTTAGGCAGAGGCTTTTTAACAGGCGCAATTAATACACTCGAAACACTCGCCCCAGATGATTACCGCCGTTATAACCCCCGTTTTGAAGGCGATAATTTTGATAAAAACAAGCAAATGCTCGACGGCGTGACAGAGATTGCTAAACAACTTGGCTGCACAACCGCTCAACTTGCCTTAGCGTGGGTGTTAGCCAAAGGTCAAGACATCGTCCCGATTCCAGGGACTAAACGACAAAAGTATTTAATGGATAATATCAACAGTACAAAAGTGACGTTAACAAACGATGTGATTCAAGCCTTAGAAACCTTAATCCGTCCTGAAAAAGTCCAAGGCACTCGCTACACAGCGGAAATGATGGGGGCGTTGAATAATTAA
- a CDS encoding helix-turn-helix domain-containing protein, giving the protein MLLHEKIQLMRTLKGWSQEEMAEKLSMSVSGYAKIERGATDITMSRLKSISEVLGVQLQDLFSQSGKVLINLGEIHGLNYSYIDTCNITESEKELAHKIESLELIVKQQTKEIDYLKNIIELMKSK; this is encoded by the coding sequence ATGCTACTCCATGAAAAAATTCAACTGATGCGCACACTCAAAGGATGGTCACAAGAGGAAATGGCTGAAAAATTATCTATGTCAGTCAGTGGGTATGCAAAAATAGAAAGAGGGGCAACAGATATTACAATGTCAAGACTTAAAAGTATTTCAGAAGTCTTAGGCGTTCAATTACAAGATTTATTTAGCCAAAGTGGAAAAGTATTAATTAACTTAGGTGAGATTCACGGATTAAATTACTCATACATTGATACTTGTAACATAACAGAATCTGAAAAAGAGTTAGCACATAAAATAGAAAGTTTAGAACTAATAGTTAAACAACAAACCAAAGAAATTGATTATTTAAAAAATATCATTGAATTAATGAAAAGCAAATAA